The following nucleotide sequence is from Candidatus Hydrogenedentota bacterium.
AAATACTGGAAGGACGCCCGCCGGGTAAGAATCACCTGAAGAACTTTGGTTATGGCGGCTACGCTGTGCAAGTTCGGAGAGAAGTGTTCTCTAAGGTTCTGATGAAGGGGTGCTTTGCAAGTCCCGGTTAAGGTTGAGTATCCGTTGCTCCTCTTCACGGATGCGCTCCAGTAGCAACGCGCACGCCTGCGCATCATCCACTGGCAGCCCAAATTCCTGTTCGATACACCTGAGTCGTTTATGCAACAGTTCGACTGCCTCAATGAAGTGGTCGCGCACCAGGGCTTCACGTTTTTCTTTTGGGGATGGGATGTATTCCGTCATCCCGCCGCGGCGTTTTACAAGCATTCGCTTGGTTCCTTGTTTCTGGTTAGTTGGTTTCTGGTTGAAGAGTTTCTGGCTAAAGAGTTTCTGGTTGAAGAGACGGGGGTTTGTGGTGTAGTGTTTTCGCATGAAGATTGAGCGATTCGGAGATATCCAGGGATGGCAGGAAGCGAAGAAACTGACGGTCGCCATATACCAGGTTACGCAAGAGGAAGCGTTCTCTCGTGACTTCGGTTTGCGCGACCAGATGCGGCGCGCGGCTGTGTCGGTTATGGCGAATGTGGCCGAAGGTTTTGGGCGTGCCAGCCGCAAGGACTTCATGCGCTTCCTCGCCATGGCCAATGGCTCTGCACTCGAAGTACAGAGCCATCTGTACGTTGCTCTCGAATTGGGGTATATCTCGCAGGAGCAATTTGAACACTGCTACTCCCTTTGCCATTCTTCTTCCCGCCTCATCGGCGGCTTCATAAACTACCTATCGAAGCAAGGCTAGTTGCTAGCAAGGCTGGTTTCTGGTTACTTGGTTTCTGGTGCCTAGTTGGTCGGTGTCTGGTTGCCGGAGTTCTTCGAACCAGCAACCAGACACCAGAAAAACAAGACACTAGACACTAGAAAACCAGGCACCCGTTCACGACAGCGTTGCGCCGAGCGTGTGTATGCGGGGGTAGACCAAGGACGTACCGGTCATGGTCGCCTTGTAGCGGACGCGGTTGCCGGTGTTATTGGTGAAGGTTCGCGACAGGGTATACTCGGTCCACTCATGCGTGATGGGACGGGTATCGTCAATGGTCATGGACTCCCAAGTGGCGCCGCCGTTATTGCTGCAGAACCACTGGATGGTTGTCCCGCTCGGGATATCCATCTGCGCGTATACCTTCGTTGAGGCGACGCCCTGGGTGAGTTCATTCTCCCGGCTGATGTACGTGCCCGCCGTGGCGTTCAGATAGCCGATGAGATTGACATCTCTGAAACTCAATGCAGGCGTATCGTTCGCGGCGTTGGTTGTCATATTCACCCGGACCAGC
It contains:
- a CDS encoding VrlD, with protein sequence MLVKRRGGMTEYIPSPKEKREALVRDHFIEAVELLHKRLRCIEQEFGLPVDDAQACALLLERIREEEQRILNLNRDLQSTPSSEP
- a CDS encoding four helix bundle protein → MKIERFGDIQGWQEAKKLTVAIYQVTQEEAFSRDFGLRDQMRRAAVSVMANVAEGFGRASRKDFMRFLAMANGSALEVQSHLYVALELGYISQEQFEHCYSLCHSSSRLIGGFINYLSKQG